The DNA sequence gagccagttgtttcTAATGGAGTAAAGTTAAgtttgtttaggttactcatcctgaaaaataaCAAGAAATAGGTTTAGTTTCGGAGTGGCAAAatctaccacgaaaacaaaaaaaaattctgagtgTAGTCATTCCCAAGAAATtagattccaagaggtattggattagattgaaacaatgatgtgagtggtcgatcataaattctttaCAAACTCTTAGTTTGGAGATCttaacaagctccaagcttggagatagcacgaaccccccacagttcggcttaggtTTTCctatgaaagaagaaaagggggtagaagaaaggaggttgcaagtccctaagaaaaagaagagaaattgaaaaaactcaaaaaaaaaaaaacctcgaaATTGTGTGGCCGGAATCTGGCCGAAGGTCGACGGTGGTGGCCAGCAGTGGTTGGTTGCTGGCTGGTAGCTTGCTGGCATTGAGGCTAACTGAGTGCAAGGCTGGGCGTGGGCGTGGTGTGCATACTCATGCGCTGCTAGGTGAAGTGAGGATAGCAGCACATGTTGAGACTAGGCAAGGGCGCTACTGATGTGAGGCTTGCGCGCTGTCGAGGCGAGGTTAGAGCGGGACTGTAGGTTGGTGTGCAAGGGGGCGCTAGGGCAGGCTGTTGTTGAGGCGAAACGAGGCTAACCAGAAGGCGCTAGCGAGGCTAGCTGATGGGGTTGCCGCACGGGGGTGCTGTGCAGGAGAGGCTAGCAGAGGTAGAGCGAGACTAACAGGCCGGTCCAGAACTTCCAGTGGCCGGTTCGGGTGTTTTCCAGCCAGTTCCGCTGCCGGTTCTGGACTTCTGGGATTGAGGGATTCTAGGTGTGCGGCggaggaagctagggtttgaaggttacgattttagggtttcaggattagagctttgtgctgataacatgttttaggaaATCGAAATTAGAAAAGAattgagttgtgctttcattgataatagaggtctctttatatagatgattacaagcatagaatcagagtcttacaagaaaacaaaatcgtacaatgattggatatctacgagAATATCTCTAAAATTAACCCTATTTCGTATAACTCAAACaagtaactagagtttgggccagacacacaattcAGATTTTCTTGAACAAATATAAATTTTACCTAATAATTTTATATTGGTTTGGTTCGGTTATTTTTCGGTTTATTATAAACACTAATCGAAAATTGCACCACAATCGTCAATTtggttcaattttgattattttttgtcaattcAGTGCGGTttgtcggttttttttttttttttttggaaagtcCACCCCTACTGTTGCTTGCTCCTgacaatggttttcatgtggacaTACTTGTTGCCAGAGATAGCTGGGGATATTGGGCTGGTAATCTGTCTTCTTACGTTTTCTCATTTCTCGGTTTATATATATGGGCTGGTATATTTTTCGAGATTAAGCATGAAAGCTTCTTTGGCTAACGTGATGCATTTCCAAATTCCAGTCCTAGTTGAGTTGGTGATCCTCAGGTTCTCTAGGATCCCCCGCATGACAATATTGCACCACCGATCGAGTATGTGAAGTTatttacataatttttttcCATTCTGTCGTACATGTTGAGTGGACCATTATGTCTAGTTTTTATCTTCAATAAAATAAATGGCTTTCAATACAATCTCAAAACTACAAAAGCCTGCTAAACATTGGGCTGTAAGAATGGGCCTGTACTACGACCCAGTACGGTCCTCCTTCTGTATCAAAGTTCGCAGAGATTCGCCGAGATACCGAACCATTTCTCCGAGAAAGTGTGAGAAAAGTTCCGGTGAAAAACAATGGGGATAGCAGCAGCAATAGGAGTGCTTTCACCTTTCCCATTTTACTATTGGCTATGGACTTCCCCGCAAACATGGGTTGCCCTCTGTGGGAACGGGCGTGACCCATGCAAGGTTATGGCCTATGTAGCTCATTTCCTGAAGCTGATTCAGTTCCTCTCTCTCGTTTCAGTCTCAACCATCTCTTGGCCTCCTCCTCTTTACTTCTGGCCCCTCATTGCCTTTGGCCAGTTTCTCAACTTCAGGTCAGCCCCCATTTAATGATTACATTTCCTCACGCAGATAGGTTCCATCATTCATGTCTTTAAACGTTTGATTGTTGTGGTGTTGGAAACTAACTTGCTTAGCATTTACTGTTGCTTTGACAAGATTTTGGGTCATGGGaagcttttaattttatttagatTTAATGGTTTGGATGCTCTTGAGTGAATCTCCTTGATTGATCACTGATGATGCCCAATTGGCCATGTTCTTCAAGCTTAATGTGGAAAACATGGTGCATTTCAAACTACATTGAGTGACGTTCAGCTCATGTTTTCGATACTAGAATTGATAAAATGATGAGAGATATCAGTCATCATTTCCATGAACATCTGTTACTTTATCCTCCAGACTCCAGTATAGATAAACAAGCATTTCCTTTTTGTTTGGATCCTTACTGGAACCAACTCTTCCGAGTTTGTTACTGGGAAACGGGGCTCTTCTGTGTAAACTAACCTAGCAGAGGAAAGAAGACAGCATCAATACATGTCAAGGGAATGAAATGATTCTGTAAGGCTAGTGAAATGTCTGAGGGTGTGGTCTTCATGGTGTGCTAAAAATGGGTGTAAAGATTCAGACAAAATTAAAATGCACAAATCCATCAATAGGATTTCCCCTTTACAAGTATCTGTTACAAAGATCAATGTGCTAATCCGGTACTCACTCCATGAATTGTTATAGAAGCTGGCCCAGATGTCTAGTCTGGTTTGATGTCCCTGTGTTTCAATGCAGCAGAATGTGTAGGGATCCTTGTCAGTTAGGCTTGTAGTGTAGTGCAATATTGGGAGACAAGGAGAAGAGAGTACTGAGAAGTGTCATGCTAAACTTATTCTAGAGATAAAGATAATACCggattacaagtttacaacctTTGCTACCAATTACTGAtctatttctttctttaataaGACACGAATTTTATTATGAAATGAAAAGGGATTCATATCTGAATTTGCATCAAGTAACTAGCCTGAGAAAACTTGTCTACCATATCATCTGCAAGTGTAAAGTGGATGAAATGAGAAGTTTGTATGATGGGAGGCATATTGAGAATAGAGTAAGGATATTGTCAGATAGACATATTGAGAATAGAGTAAGGATAAGAAATGATGGACACCAGTGTTTGAATTGGTTTTTTGAGATGTGCTTTATTTGAAGTTTCTTTATGAAATTTTGGTTTGTCTTGATCAAAAGAACTAGATTTACCTGAGCCTAAAGATCAACAGAAAGAGAAATTATTGAAGGCTTAGTCTGTGATATACATGTGTTGTTTCCATATGATCAGGCTTTGTTTTACTCTCTTCAGAGTCTACTCTTTCTAGGATGCAGCTGTGACATATTTTTGTTGTTTGTATGTCttagttgtttcttcttttgttaGTTAGTCCAGTGGACTCCTGGTCCTGCATTTATATGCTTCTGTTGTTAACACAAATTTGTTTTTCATATAGATGTATTTTCTCCAAGAGTTCTGTGGTTGATGATTTGGGGCTACAAGTCCTTTTTGAGGTTTCAGAAAATTGATCATGTTTCTTATATCTGTATGTGGTTATTCTGAATTTGCAGGGTTTATCAGTTGTTAGGTGAAGCTGGTACTTACTATGGAGTTCGTTTCGGAAAGAACATTCCCTGGGTGACAGAATTTCCATTTGGGTATATAAAAGATCCTCAATATGTTGGAAGCATCTTAAGTCTTTTTGCATGTCTGTCATGGGTACCCTTTCCATACATTTTCTTGTGGACGTTGGGATATGTTTTTATGATACATGTTGAATCCAAGGAAGATCCTGCCACTCGTGCAAAGCCGCTATCATGATTCAGCATATGAATTAGACCAGAGAATCAGTCGTGTTTACAAATACCAACCAGTGTTCAATTGAGATGGCagtacaattttctttttctttctccagCCTCATTCATGTTGGATTTGGTTTCTCTTCATCTTCTGCCGTAACATTGTTGTAGTGATATTACTTAATTAGTCCTGCATGGATTCCAATTTTCAAGGTATTTTGTATCTGATATTTCTCACATCAATTTCAGTGGCATCAAAGTTACAGAAATTGTTTGCTATTTCAGATATCTTTTCTGAGTGAAGAAGTTGCTCATACTCCAGCATAAGTTATACAGATTTTGGGTGCCTTCCTAAATTTTTCCTTGGGACTAAAACCCCAAAGGTAgaacacaaaataaataagtgttGACTGGCATAAGAAGGTAAAAGCCAAGAGACTAATTCATGCTGGGAGGTCATGCCAAATTGCTTCCTCCCCTCTGCCTGTCCATCTAgaatagattgagatttaaAACTCTAATTAGACTTGGCGAGATTCACCAGTGGTGTGGAATTCCCACACTTGGAGGcgcttaccaactcgaccacctatGGTGGTTTTCTTCTTACTAAACTTGAATAAGGTTGAGAGGAATGGAGTGAAGTGATTTCTTATTTTAGGATGTTTACTAACATTTGAACCCAAAGTAGGGAACTAGGGAAATGTGTTGCCAATTTACTAACCCCTACATGTgagtgttttttattttttattttttttgtaataacTTTTgttgacacaaaaaaaaaagttaccatCTTTTTACAGTACTAACCCGTTTACACAATATTCATGTTAACTAGCTAACATTTGTCATGGGTTTAAGTTTTAGTGAATCTTTTGACACAAAATTTGTGGTCTCTATCAAGGGCATAATTAGCTAGGGTCGAAGGGGTCAAATCACCCCTTGACCTTAGCTTTTCTATTATAGATATCTTATATTTTTTGCTTAACATGCTTATAAAGTCTTTGTTGATCCCTTTAACTCTTTCTATTTCTTTcacttttcatgtttttttttttggacgaaaTATTGTTGACTCTCTATACTTATAGGGAGTCGACGTTTTAGTCcctgacattttaatttcacctaaaaactccctaaactctccaatttcactcAATTGATCCTTGTTGTTAATTTTCTGTCAAAAGCTCCATTATTTTGCTAACGTGGTATTCTGTACAcgaccaaaatgtctattttaccctcacagacttttttttttcctctctattttttttcctcctctttttacctcttcttcttccagctctctctcctcctctgtttattttttttttgaatcttgCAGGGAGCTTTAACTTTTCCCATTCTTCATCATCCAACTCAGAAAAGTACTTCTCAACCATATGATCATTGGGTTCCTATCCTTGTCCGACAGTATAGCTCTGCAACCCTCTCTGAAATCCTTGCTGACTTCTCCTTGCAAAAATGACAAACCATGCGACATCACCACCAGTACAAAATGCTCTTCCTTTCCCCTTGAGAATCACCAACTTGACATTAGCATCCTCTTCATATGCAAGGAAAAGTTCCAATAGTTGAGAAATCATTTCAAAGTTAAGGGCATTCAGTTGCCGAGACCTGTTCAATGTCAATCACCATTTCAAAAATCTCATCCTTAAACTAACATCTAAAAAGCTTGTGAAAACAGGAAAACACTTAAACATCTAATTATCCAACTTGTCAACAGCTCAATCATATAATTTGATCAAGGCAGCAACTGAAATTCGTACATTCATTATTCAAACCAACAGCAAGGTAGCAACTTACTAACCAAGTTTGAAGATTTCTGAATCGAACCAAGAGCAAGACCAGTTGATCATGAGCTCGAGACTTCAATTGAAAACCCAGCAATTCATGACAGAGTGAGAGACATATCGATTTTGGTGTCAACTGAAAACCCAGATCACAAGCTCGCCGCGCCACCGCATGGCATCATACCACAGGTCGGGTTACTggccaaaaccaaaccaaacaccTTCTTCACCAAACCCCAAATTCTCCATAGCCTCTATCTGTCCGAAATTTAAACCCTACAAGGAGGAAATGAGCATAGAGAAAGGCCCAGCAGGCAGCGAAGGAGGAAGCCACCGCCACACGCGCCAACGCGTCAAGGCCTCGCAGCCACAGCCGAAACAGGAATACGTAGAAGAGCAGCGCAACCTTCAAAATATATGGAGGCGACGTTTCCAGTAGGCACCGAGTGAGATCGGCTGGAGTCAATTTACCAATATCACTAGGATTTCTCGAATCTCAATAAggaatttgaagaagaaggagggagCTTTCATGGAATCGGGAACAACAAAGTCTACTTCTTGGGCCAGACCGAGACGTCTTCGCCGTCGCAGCCGGTGCTGATCCTGACATTCGTGGCCATCGTGGCGCCGCTCTCGCTGTCGATGGAGATAGGGATTCGGTCCGTGCAGAGAGAGGGTAAGAAGATAGTGcaggtagggctgtcaattccgacacgacctgATAACACGACTCAAAAtccgcacgaaataaagtggGTTGAACCTGCACAATTAAAAAGCGGAtcggccgtgggtcaacccgccatgacccatttaataaatgagtTAGTCACGGGTCAACccaccaacacgaagtgaacccataTAACCCAATTATGCTGTActtgttcttgaaattttggacgttgggagtatttgatcataggattaaacaatttgaaatatttttctttataattattggatttaattatttaaaaattatatataattatttatatttttcgtcttgtggagtttttagtgaatttaatcaatttatgctttttttttagttaaatgggtcataTTGTTAATctttaaatgggtcattttgtctaatactacacgacctatttattaaatgggttaagcgggttggaaacgggtaacccgtttaataaataggttgggtttgagtttaaatttttgacacgattattaaatgggttgggtttgggtttgtctcttgcGACACTACAAATActttgacccgacacgaacccaactcGACACAAACcaaacccgacacgacccattgacagcctaAGTGCaggtctggagagagagagagagagagagagagagagagagagagagagagagagagcacgaagacataaaaagaaaaagagaaggcaaaaaaaaagtcaatgagggtaaaatagacattttggtcaTGTACGGAATGCCACGTCAGTAAGATAACAGAGCTCTTGACGGAAAATTAACGACAaggaccaattgggtgaaattggagagtttagggagtttttaggtgaaattaaaATATCAATGACTGAAACGTCGACTCCCTATAAGTACAGGGAGTAAACAAcattttgtcttcttttttttaatatagtTTTGAGTAAAACCTTCATATGATATTAAATGCAAAGGTAAGTGACTAAAAAATTCTTGTTAACTTGATTATCGAGTGATCATGACTATTGGTTACCACCTCTTAGACTTTTGCTCAATTTTACATGGGTCCGGATCAAGGGACACCTTTTTTTACACAAATTTTGACACACCTTGTGAaccattagattttaaaatgttCAATGGTTCAGATTTATTGTTTGAATGATGTCAACATAAAACAGGCTGATGTGTCAAATTACATGGCATTACATTTTCTAATGTAAAATTAAACTTTTcttcattaaaagaaaaaacacaattaaaatttggaaaattgaaatccacaaaaactaaaaagaaataaaagaggaagaagaataatAGAATAAGAGTACTCTTTATATCAATATTGTACacgatcaaaagaaaaaaaaatggcagaAGAACACGCCAAACGCCAAAAGGAACATCGATCGTCTTCTCTAACTTCAACCTCTCACCGTCCTTTCCAACTCTAAGCTCTCATCTCTGTCCTCCCAATTACTTTGCTAATTGAAACTAAACAATACTTACAGCATgaacacatgtatatatttatcttgtTCTTTAGTCGACGTATTtatcttcgtcgtcatcttcctCTACTCTCCAATCACTTCCTCTCCATATGGTACTAATCAAAGCTCCTATCTTTTTTTGGCTTGTTGGGTTCTTTGGATTCGGCTTTTCTCGTCAAGATTGTATCTTTCTGTGTTTGTTGgctttgtttttgagttttgagtatTGGATTTTGCTTGAAATTGGGATTAGTGCGATGTTTTGCGCGTTGAGTTTTCAGTTGCTACTTGCAATTTTGGTGTTTTATGACATAATAAGTAAGAATTTTAGTGCCTTTTATTGCTGTATGGCCTATTTGCTATTGTTTTGCAACTGAAGTAGGAATAGCAATGTCCCTTAATTGTCATGCCACATAGCACTGATCATAGTAACAAGATTGAGCCAACTTTTTCTAGAGAAGTTGTTAGCAATTTTTATCGGAACTAATGTTTGGAGCCATATACTTTGAATAATCTGTAAAACATAATTTATTGGCCAAAAATGTTGAAACCAAGATACTGTTTCTATAAGTGAAGAACATAGTTAGACATAATTTGTGTTATTATTATCTACGGTGCCTTGTCTAAGCAATCTAAagcaaggttttaaatttctccgaaactgccgaaatttccgtaattttgaagtaccgaaacgaaattcatatgaTATATCATTTCCATCAGAAGTTTCCCgaaattttccgtacatttccacgaaattcttaatttctgaaatatctacacacacaatatatatttaaaaattcacaccgaaattttgtccgaaatttctctaaaatttctgttaaatttttatgtcacctacaatgaattttacttcatacttttatagagaaaatatgaaattttgatttttttttttggcaatcaagttgaatacaacaaaaaacctttttgtttttatctgctacaaagttgaatgctcAAACCATAACATGATTTCCTTTTTGATTCGTCTCAAATATTATATGCTTTATACACTGTAACATCATATTAGGTAATTCCAAAATatccgatatatggattgcatgtggaaaGGGAACAACACGTACACATACAATaaccatgtgatgaagtacgaaaatcatttccaaaattcatgtacttgggagcaatattgtatgatactaaatgaaagcagttcaaccagctagatcgaaccacatcatagtagcttttatattccttttgttgaacttgttcattttcattcacagGGTTTTAGTTTTACGTGCCCCGCCCCACCctcttgtaattttctaattat is a window from the Rosa chinensis cultivar Old Blush chromosome 2, RchiOBHm-V2, whole genome shotgun sequence genome containing:
- the LOC112189137 gene encoding phosphatidyl-N-methylethanolamine N-methyltransferase; the protein is MGIAAAIGVLSPFPFYYWLWTSPQTWVALCGNGRDPCKVMAYVAHFLKLIQFLSLVSVSTISWPPPLYFWPLIAFGQFLNFRVYQLLGEAGTYYGVRFGKNIPWVTEFPFGYIKDPQYVGSILSLFACLSWVPFPYIFLWTLGYVFMIHVESKEDPATRAKPLS